DNA from Mycobacterium sp. SMC-8:
GCTGGTGGATCCGAGCGTGTTCGAGGCGATCCGGGCGAGCAAGTAGGCCGCGGGAAAGCTAGCCCGCCCCGACGGGTACGAAACCGCTGCCGGGCCGGCCCTTGGCGGTGATGTCGGCCAGCTGCGTGTTGAACGACATGGTCACCGCCGGGGTGTGCAGCGGGATGAATTTGATCACGCACGTCGGCAGGTCCTCGGAGAACGCGCCGTGGATCATGCCGACGAGCCGGTTGTTGACGGTGACGGGTGCGCCGGAGTCACCCGGCTGCCCGCACACCTGGTTGACGATGGTCCCCGGCTGTTCTCCGGGGCCCCAGGTGACTCCGCACGAATATCCGGTGGTGCGACCGAGTTTGCAGGCCACGTCGCCGAAGCGGGGATCTGGCGCCAGGCCGTCGATGCGGAAGCCGTTGACCGTGTTGACGGGTGTGACCTTGGCCGGGTCGAACTTGATGACGGCGTAGTCGAGGATGTCGTTGCCCGCGACCATCGTCCCGACGGGGCCCGCGTCCTGATCGGCCTCCGCGGCGACGACGGCGCCCGGGCCGCCGCA
Protein-coding regions in this window:
- a CDS encoding S1 family peptidase produces the protein MNTSGRFLPVRAALLALVALLTLATVPAHAAPPVALGGGSGLVVDGETLCTLTAIGTDSQGSLIGFTSAHCGGPGAVVAAEADQDAGPVGTMVAGNDILDYAVIKFDPAKVTPVNTVNGFRIDGLAPDPRFGDVACKLGRTTGYSCGVTWGPGEQPGTIVNQVCGQPGDSGAPVTVNNRLVGMIHGAFSEDLPTCVIKFIPLHTPAVTMSFNTQLADITAKGRPGSGFVPVGAG